From a region of the Coprococcus comes ATCC 27758 genome:
- a CDS encoding DUF3784 domain-containing protein, producing MFYIVFDFMMAVIMFLFGMWFYKSEGKATKFLSGYNMKSADERKKYDENAMCKAYGKRMMFMSVPFIIGIIIDIQYQGIGCWIAWGIWLIMFVLLLIDRHKRER from the coding sequence ATGTTCTATATTGTTTTTGACTTTATGATGGCAGTGATTATGTTTTTGTTTGGAATGTGGTTTTATAAATCAGAAGGAAAAGCTACTAAATTCTTGTCGGGTTATAATATGAAATCAGCGGATGAACGAAAGAAATACGATGAGAATGCTATGTGTAAGGCATATGGAAAAAGAATGATGTTTATGTCAGTTCCTTTTATTATTGGAATAATCATAGATATCCAATATCAAGGAATAGGCTGTTGGATCGCATGGGGGATATGGCTTATTATGTTTGTTTTGTTGCTTATTGATAGACATAAAAGAGAACGTTAA